The sequence below is a genomic window from Halalkalicoccus jeotgali B3.
GACTCGACTCAAATATAAATACTGTAGACGGTGCCTGAGGCGTTTACCAGCAACTGAATGATGGCTACCGGCCTACAATTGGATGAGTCTTGAGACGATGTGAGCACCCGTCTCAATTTTTTAACTCATCTAGTGTGGAAGTGAAGATACACCGAACTAAGTGACTTAGAGAACGGAAGCTGCCGAACTCTGCTGAAATCCTCCACAGATGAACTTGTCGGGTACCCAGTGCTATAGATAGGCGACCCATCTAGCGATTATGGTTCTATCTGAAGGGACTGCATCCCCATTTGCTCGTCAAGACGGAACCCGTTGTTTTCGTAAAACGCTCGTGCAGGACTCTCCTGCATCGTCAGTAGATAGACTCGTTCGACACTCTCCTTTTGCAACGTTTCGATGAGATGCGCTATGAGTGTCGTGCCGATACCGTGTCGTTGCTGGGACGGACAGACGCACATCTCTTTCAAATAAAAGTGCTCCCCCGTGTACCATTGCTCGAGATTCCCCATTACCAATCCAACAAGTTCCCCTCTGACAGAGGCGCCGTATCCTCGATAACCCGGCGTTTCAATGATTTGCGAGAGTCGTCTACGAGCTGTTTCGTCGGTCCAGTCATCCTCCCACGGCGGTTCGTTAAACACGGCACGATACAACTGGACTCCCTCGTCCAAATTGTCACGCGGGAAGGACTCGACGGAGACGGTCATTACAGATCGTTCGAGCCTGGGCTAGATAATCATTCCCTGGGAAGGTGCCCAATAGACCTCTTTGCGGCACGACACGATTGTCTCACTATTCACTGTCCCCGATTAGGAGGATTTCAACAAAGCCAATTGTTGGTACTGAATATGAAAGAGAGTCAGGCCTGTGCTCGCTCGACCGTCTCCTCGAGATGCTCTTCGCAGACATACTCCGAGAGGACGTCAGTGGTCAGCACGTAGTAGTCGGCTTCGTGATCACAATCATCGGTCGCACATGACCGTGGCGTATTCCGCTCGTCGAGTCCGAGGACGAGATCGACACCCGACCGATCAAGGCGGTTTGTCATAGCTACTGCTCTCTCAATGGACCATATAGTTCTTCTAGACCTCTGAGAGATATCTGTTCTGCCGTGGCTGTCTGAACCCAGCAGCTATAGACAAATCAAGTCGAGTAACCGTGCTCCACTTAGCTGAGCGATTCGATCGCGGTCGTAACATTCGTCATGGGATACAGCGTTGAGCTCGGCCTCTGCTTCTAGCTCAATAAGGAGTGTCTCACAATCAACCGAAGCAACGGCTGAACATCGAAATTGTCCGCTCACTGATCGACACGAGTTGTCTGGCGGTACGCTTCACGGTCCTCGTGAAAGCAATCTCCGACAACGATAGCATCAGCACCCGAACTGAGAACGGCATTCGCTTTCTGCGCCGAATCAATTCCACCACCGTACAGCAAATACGTCTCACTGAGCACCGTCGCTACGGCGTTGACAGCAGCTGTGCCTCCGAACTGG
It includes:
- a CDS encoding GNAT family N-acetyltransferase; the protein is MTVSVESFPRDNLDEGVQLYRAVFNEPPWEDDWTDETARRRLSQIIETPGYRGYGASVRGELVGLVMGNLEQWYTGEHFYLKEMCVCPSQQRHGIGTTLIAHLIETLQKESVERVYLLTMQESPARAFYENNGFRLDEQMGMQSLQIEP